A stretch of DNA from Scleropages formosus chromosome 13, fSclFor1.1, whole genome shotgun sequence:
GGCATTGTGAAGCAGAGATCGGCAGGGGGTGTGCACGGAACATCTGTCACTGGTATCGGGATCGACTGCTGTGCAGGTGTGGTGGTCTTAGCTTTGGGAATTCCCCTCTGCTGAAGCGCTTGTGTGAGCCTCTGGAGAGTCTGAGCAATTTGACGCAGGGATCATTCGCTCGTGTTCAGCCTCACGTCTTGCGAGAAAATGGCGTCCTGCAGTTGGTCCAGCACTGCTGAGTCTGTAGGTaaggtggaaccttctgtcattgCGAACACAGGAATCCAGTCAACAGACGCAATCGTAGGCgcttttttattcaaagtgacagGCAAGCGGATGGTCagagacaggcaagggtcagtcgATTTGTGAACATCGTTCCGAgggataagcagaggaagaaatcaggaggacagaagcagaaggTCAACGAGCCAAATAAAAGAAGTACACGGGCTAGGGAAGGTACAGGAGATGAACATGGAACACTGCAGTTTCCGCACTCAGGAGCATCTGGGCTACCTTATCCTTTGCCTCCTCCTGACTAGCTGCAGGTGCGATCAATTTGGTAGGTGGTCGGAGGGTGTGACATAGACAGAGAGGAACTTTGTGGAGGGAAGACCTCATGTCCTCTGAAATACGATCTTGTGCTGGAGAACCCACTGGAACtacattttgtaaatgtacaaatacaaGATGTTAGTGACAACCCGCTAGTTTTTTCCGAGAGGTACAATCAAGTTAGAAGTGAGAGAAAGGAGCTTGTTATCGTGTGAATGAGGCTGATGATGCAGATATAGGACAGAATGGGGTTCAGAGGTATACACCACAAAACAATgataatttcattattcattcattttgacaATCATATTATTTCTTCTAGTACAAATCAGGGTAcacaaagtacatttcacagctgacaaggtttaGATATTGACAGGCGAAAATCAAAGCACAATTTGCTCGATAGCACTATTTTTGCGGCCCCACATTAATCTGGTAACTTATAAAAAAACTGAGTCAGACCAAAAACACGCTGAAGTATCTTAGTGGTTGCAACAGCCACCCCTGGGGCCTGAGAtgaatgtttatatattatCTGTTGCTTTAATTCCCTTCAACTAGGTACTGGCTCTGATCATTacccagttgtttaaatgtatAAGTGAaagtaagtctctttggagaaaagtggtaGAAAATTAATGTGATACCAATATACTGCATATCTGTACATACATAATTCTTATTTCTCAGGGCACTTAATCGTACTGATGAATTTGTGTTGATTATGGAAGAAAATGTATAGATTTAAACATATAGTCTGTGCATACAATAAAAAGAAGTTACGCAATTTAGCATCGCACTTCTGGTGAAATCTTGTGACTACACGGAATTTTTAACTGCCAGAATTAAACCCCAGAAAGAATTTTTGTCGAGCATTGCTTCAGATAAGTTCAAAAATAGTCTTAtagtttaattaaaacatttgaattcatttttattaacgaTTTGCAATGAAGTAATCGAATGAATATCATCTAAAGACTCGAATTTCCAAAAAATGGTGCATTTTCGTATAACAACTCATGGTGTCGctaataaactttaaaatacGCTACGGGATACATCCCTCCCTTCTCATATGTTTATTACAGAGCGGTTTCTCCATAGCAGCACCACATAATTTTTCTCACCGCAGACTGTACAAGCTGATCTTCTGTCACTTACGGACTGGGATtgaatggaaaaatacagaCGTTTATTTTTGCTGTAACCTAAGTGATTGATCCAGAATGAAGACTACAGAACATCTGACTCTCTCGTCTGCATGggtatattttcacattttccttaTACTCTCTTTTCCTGCTGTCTATTGTGATGTCGGATACTCCATTGCGGAAGAGCTGAAGCATGGATCTGTGATCGGAAATATAGCAAAGGATCTGGGGCTCGATGTTAAAACACTGTCAGCTCGGAAGGCCCGTGTGGACAATGAAAGCAGCCGCGGACATTATTGCGATATTAACCTGAATACTGGCGATTTGATCGTGTCGGAAAGGATCGACAGAGAATCGCTGTGTGGAAAGAAGACCTCGTGCATTTTAACATGTGAGCTTGTTCTGGAGAATCCACTGGAGCTGCATCGCGTCATTCTTGACATCCAAGATGTTAATGATAACGCgccacaatttaaaaaagatttaataaaaCTAGAAATCAGAGAATCGGTGGCTAAAGGTAGTCGCTTCCTTCTGGATGAGGCGCACGACGCGGACATAGGACAGAATGGAGTTCAAACCTACGCTTTGCAAACTAATGATAATTTCGTTTTGgctgttaataaaaatacaataggGGGGAAATATGCTGAACTGGTATTAGAAAAAGAGCTGGATCGCGAACAACAGCAGGAAGTAAAATTATTACTTACCGCTGCAGACGGTGGGACTCCACAGAGATCTGGTACTGTACTCATACATGTCACTGTGCTGGATGCCAATGATAATATTCCAGTGTTTAGCCAGAGTGTGTATAAAGTCAGTTTGCCAGAAAATTCTCCTTtaggtactgtagtggttacagtcaACGCCACAGATGCAGACGAGGGAGCAAATGGCCAAGTGACGTATGAATTCAGTCGAGTTTCTGACGAGGATGCCATGTTATTTTCTATAGATCATAATACCGGAGAAATTAAGGTACAAGGCACGATAGATTTCGAAGAGGAGTCCAGGTTCGAAATCCCCATTACAGCCAAAGACGGATCTGGTTCCGCTTCTTATTCAAATGTCATAATACATATTTCCGATTTGAACGACAACGCTcctgtaatatttattaaatctcTGAACAACCCCATCCCTGAGAACGTGTTACCTGGTACAGAGGTCGGCATCATTAATGTGCAGGATAAGGACTCCGAGGGAAATCGACAGGTCCGATGTTCAATTCAACAAAATCTCCCTTTCAAGTTAATGGCttctattaaaaattattattcaataGTAACTACTAGTGATCTCGATCGCGAGCTTGTGTCGGATTACAACGTTACAATTATTGCGATCGATGGTGGCTCCCCTCCTCTGTCTTCATCTAAAACTGTACAATTGTTTGTCTCGGATGTGAACGACAATCCCCCTGTGTTTGATGTACAGTCCTATAGCGCTTATGTGAGCGAAAATAACAAACCTGGATCGTCAGTTTGTTCTGTTTCTGCAAGAGACCCAGATTGGAGACAAAATGGTACAGTTTTTTACTCTCTTTTGCCCACTGAAGTCAGCGGGGTTCCGATATCCTCGTTTTTATCCATTAATGCAGAGACGGGAGTGATCCATTCCGTGAGATCATTTGATTACGAGCAGTTGAGAAGCTTCAAAGCCCACGTTGTAGCCAGAGACAATGGTTCTCCTCCACTCAGCAGCAACGTCACTGTGAGCGTCTACATAACAGACCAGAATGATAACTCTCCACAGATATTATATCCAGCTCCATCGGGGAACTCTTTCATGACTGAGATGGTTCCCAAAGCTGCTCACGCGGGCTCCCTGGTTTCCAAGGTGATCGCAGTGGATGCGGACTCTGGACAGAACGCCTGGTTGTCCTATCAGATTGCGAAATCCACTGATCCCGGACTTTTCACTATTGGTCTCCACAGTGGAGAGATCAGGTTGCAGCGGGATGTTGCTGAGTCTGACAGTATGAAGCAGAACCTTGTTATTTCAGTGAAAGATAATGGACAACCTTCTCTTTCTACAACATGTGCAGTTTATCTGCTTATTTCTGACAACTTGGCTGATGTTCCCGAGCTGAAAGACATGTCCTATGAAGACAGCACTTCTAAATTAACATCTTATTTAATTATTGCTCTTGTCTCCGTCTCTACTTTCTTCTTAACTTTCATTATTCTTGTTGTGGCCGTGAGGATTTGCCACAGGAGGAAGCCAAGAATGTTTGACGGAGCAATCGCTGTTCCCAGCACATATTTTCCTCCTGGTTATGCAGAGGTGGATGGAGCAGGAACTCTGCGCAGTTCTTACAATTATGACACTTATTTGACAACGGGCTCTCGCACCAGTGACTTCAAATTCGTACAGTCATATAATGACAACACAATGCCCGTGGACCAGACAGAGATGACGAGTCCTGAGGAAACAGCTGCGAGAAGACCCCTTTACGACACAAATGGCTTGAAAGAGGTACTCACATCATTTTCGAAGCATGTTTTTCCGTTTAATTATGTAAAGGTTCGGTCATAGATATCAACTGTGGGGTTGGATGCAACTTGAACAATGTACTGTACGGGATGCATAGTTTCAAAGAACAGCTAAATATCCCATTATGAAGTGCGTTATCTCAATTACTGACACTGTATTGTTGTTCTATACCCGTCTTTagtaatatatttgttttaaagcacATGAAGATATCCTTaaggagacatttttatttctatttttaacaaATCATTTGCTTGTGCTAGACGGGACCTCGGTTAATtcaaaatttgtacattttacagaGTATAATCAGCACTAAtggattaaatttaattttgtgtttctaaaaaaaaaaaaaaaaaaaaccacgaaGAATCTACTCATGTCCAGGACTCGATTCAGTTGTGCCAGTtttaatgtaattgtaatttaaaaaaaacatgaacgCGCAGACTCTATGAAAATATTATgataatattcatttttttcctgcgcAACCAATCGCATTGAGAGCATAACCAGATATAACTACAGTTCCCCCCCTGACTTATGAACGTAACGTCTTCCCGAAAAACCCTTCATTGGGCGAACTTTCATAACTGGTGCATATCATTTCAGCTGGAAAAAGTTTTATTGTGagtatgaccccccccccccccgcaaaagTGACACCCagttatgttaaaatatcaccaCATCCCATTCAATAGACACTATTACTTCAGTTTTAACACCAGTTACCAGAGCAAGATAACAAGACAACTTATCGTCATAGCAGTATATggttttgtgttatttataatACCGTACAGGTGTCTGTGTGCGCCCATTCAGTGCTTTCATAGTTTCTGCTCGCTCTCAGAAATACTCAGACAcaacatacattcatacatactgtacatacatacatgcatacaagCATACATAACTATGATATtcagtatatatgtattaaCTCATCCTTtgatgcgcgcacacacacacacacacacacacacacacactggctgaagccgcttgtcccgagcgaggtggcggcaagccggagcctaaccctgcaacacagggcgtaaaccTTTAATGCATAACGTATATTGTGCGTTTGAAGATTAGAGTGCTTTTTCCATACGGAGTACTACTTATACACTGTGCTTTTCgtgaattaaatttttacatttattaaaatggaaTATTAAATAATGTTCCTTAATACAAATTTTCGTCAGTGTAAGTTCTGATCTCTGGAGATGACTGTATTCCTGGCAAATCCTAAATTTTTTAATCTGCCACAAGACTCCACGTATTGCTTCCGCCTTGAAATAATTTACAGACTCAAAGACAGTGGGTTAATCTATCATCCCGATTCATAATTGCGATTACTATGAAGCCAGCATCAATTCACTGTGCACGATAAAGTGCAGTCGCCACCTCCCTTTTAAAATACTTCAGTCAAAATTTTTATCCCGgggatggactgacgtcccgctCAAAGTGTACTCCTAGCCTTGCGCCCATTGATTCCGGGATTGGCTCTGAACCGCCGCAACCCTGACCAAAACAAACGGTTATGGAAATACCACACGTCATCACCACTCTGGCAGTGCGAAGACTCACTGTAGAAGCTGATGGCTACGGGCGGAAATAGTGATAAAGTGAAAGCATAGGAAGAGCACAGGAAAACCAACTGCACTTAACGAAAGTATAGTGTTGCCACTGAGGATGACTGAACTGCAGTAGACTCCAGCTGTGCTCAGTCTTGAGACCACAACTCCACCGGCCGCTGTTCTGTCAGTGTTACCAGCCACAGCAAGCTATGTATGTCTTACTATAACTGCATAACCACTTAATTCATTAGAATTTATTGTACTTATGGGAATACgtatttgtttcatttacaaatgATCTGGTGGACCGTTTTATACGAGAAAGATGGTAGATGTGAGCTGGACAGCCCTGGTTTatctcattaaaataaaaagtagccAAATTATGCAAGATACACTGACAGTGTCACATATGATATCCGTAAGGGATCCTTTGTAAAATCTGCACTGATTAAACACGACACGTTTTGCCTTTTGTCGAATTGTCGGTAATGCTGCACCAGAGTTAAGGTGgcatatttcactttttatgtTTAACTTCTCGCAATTATTCTATCAATGTTTGAAAGTCATTGTGTGTATTGTCTTTTGTTATTagtgttaattattttttaaaacatgaccatgttttatttttcctataAAAAGTTTATGTGGCGTTTATATAGCTTGAATcagttaatgttgtttttttcccacatcAGCGAACGGGCACTTTAATATCAACATAATATCCTTAACTTAATCACCTGCTTCTATCAGAAGTAATATAGAGGCAGTGGAATTTTGAAATGTGTCGAATATGTGTTTGTCTGGAATTTTACTGTATTCTTGATTTACTACTTGCACTTAGTATTCTTCAATTAATGAGCGCAGGACAAACGTTAGAAGATATGGTGCACATAAGAGTTGTCACAGCATTTCTCTTACTTTAAGTCCCGCTATTACAAAACAGGTCTGCTTATTTATTATCTTTTGGAGGAAATTCAACCGGCTTCGAAGGTTTCCTTATAATTCACTTAACTTTGCTGCCAGAAAGAGATctatttctgttatttattaaGTATGTCTTTACCTAAAACTTTAACCCAAGAATTTTACCCAATTTtaacagtactgtgcagaagtaaAGTATTTCCACTTTCAACATTTCCTGTTCTGTGGGAAAATGTAGTACGTTTACAATGGTCTATTTTTAATGTCAGAAGGTAGTGTGGCAGTTAAAGACACTAAAttgcaacctgaaggttgtcTTATTAAATTCACTTCGCCTCGCCTTACTCTTTTATACATACTATTCCAGCAAGGTACTTCTCGTGCATTTACGGAGAACAGCACCCGTTCTAAAACCTGTCGACTCACGCTAAATGAAAAGCATGTCAGAAACTTATTAAATTAGTTaagggatttaaaaaatgttattcgccaaactttttgaaaaatcaaaatCGTGCTGCTGAATTGAATTTGGCTCCCGACTTTGTCAAAATCTGATACCGGCAGATACTGTCAAAATGCATTTCTCGCAAATAAACTCTCCGGGTCGCTGTTCACCGACAAACCCATTTTGGCCCACCCTTAGCATGCTATTCGAAACTGGACGAATAACTGCAGGGCGACGCGGTACCTATTTAAAAACGGGGATTCGGATCTTTGCTCCAACTGCAAAGGATTAACTCGAAGAATAGCGCTTCCTCCTACCATTTGGACTATTACAAAAATACCCACGAGACGCACAAATGGAGCACGAAGGGATACGTTTCACAAGGGTGAAGTACCATTTGATTGTCCTCATTTTCACCATGCGCTTTAGCAGTGGGGACGTAAGTTATTCGATTGCCGAGGAGATGAAACCCGGATCTGTCTTTGGAAATATAGCAAAAGACCTCGGTCTGGATGTAAGAAAGCTGTCAGATCGCAAAGCGCGTTTAGATGTCGACAGCGCTAGCAAGCGATACTGTGATTTAAATCTGCGCACTGGAGACTTGACTGTAGCTGAGAGAATAGACAGGGAACAGCTTTGCGGACAGAAAAAGGCGTGTATTCTCAAATTCGAGCTGGTACTGGAAAACCCTTTAGAGGTTAACagcattacagtaaaaattgacGATGTAAATGACAACTCCCCCCGCTTTCCGAAAGATATGATTCGACTAGAAATAGGAGAGTCTGTCGGTAAAGGAGCTCGATTTCCCGTGAACGAAGCTCACGACGCGGATATCGGACAAAATGCTGTTCAAACCTATACGCTACAAAGGAATGACCATTTCGTTTTGGCAACTCAAAGGAGCACAGAGCGTGGGAAATACGTCGAGTTAGTGTTAGAAAAAGAGCTGGATCGtgaacaacagcaggaggtaacATTATTGCTTACCGCTGCTGATGGTGGGACTCCACAGAGATCTGG
This window harbors:
- the LOC108925318 gene encoding protocadherin gamma-A10-like isoform X15 — protein: MKTTEHLTLSSAWVYFHIFLILSFPAVYCDVGYSIAEELKHGSVIGNIAKDLGLDVKTLSARKARVDNESSRGHYCDINLNTGDLIVSERIDRESLCGKKTSCILTCELVLENPLELHRVILDIQDVNDNAPQFKKDLIKLEIRESVAKGSRFLLDEAHDADIGQNGVQTYALQTNDNFVLAVNKNTIGGKYAELVLEKELDREQQQEVKLLLTAADGGTPQRSGTVLIHVTVLDANDNIPVFSQSVYKVSLPENSPLGTVVVTVNATDADEGANGQVTYEFSRVSDEDAMLFSIDHNTGEIKVQGTIDFEEESRFEIPITAKDGSGSASYSNVIIHISDLNDNAPVIFIKSLNNPIPENVLPGTEVGIINVQDKDSEGNRQVRCSIQQNLPFKLMASIKNYYSIVTTSDLDRELVSDYNVTIIAIDGGSPPLSSSKTVQLFVSDVNDNPPVFDVQSYSAYVSENNKPGSSVCSVSARDPDWRQNGTVFYSLLPTEVSGVPISSFLSINAETGVIHSVRSFDYEQLRSFKAHVVARDNGSPPLSSNVTVSVYITDQNDNSPQILYPAPSGNSFMTEMVPKAAHAGSLVSKVIAVDADSGQNAWLSYQIAKSTDPGLFTIGLHSGEIRLQRDVAESDSMKQNLVISVKDNGQPSLSTTCAVYLLISDNLADVPELKDMSYEDSTSKLTSYLIIALVSVSTFFLTFIILVVAVRICHRRKPRMFDGAIAVPSTYFPPGYAEVDGAGTLRSSYNYDTYLTTGSRTSDFKFVQSYNDNTMPVDQTEMTSPEETAARRPLYDTNGLKEQKPPNADWRFSQNQRPGPSGRCKQNTTQMRWTTNGRTRAAGPPEAAVGTGPWPNPPTEAEQLQALMAAANEVSEATATLGPGTMGLSTRYSPQFTLQHVPDYRQNVYIPGSTATLTANPPQQALPPPQAQAAPPAQADAPKPAQTPASKKKSAKKEKK